The Marinobacter sp. SS13-12 region CAGCGATCATCAAGCCTTTCAAGTTGGATGATGTCCGTGAGGCACTATCCGAGATTGGCGTACAAGGCGTAACGGTCACTGAAGTCAAAGGCTTCGGTCGCCAGAAGGGTCATACCGAACTCTACCGTGGCGCAGAATACGTGGTGGACTTTCTGCCCAAGGTCAAGGTTGAAGTTGCTATCGGCGACAACCTGCTGGACCAGGTCATCGAATCCATCACCAAGGCCGCCAACACCGGAAAAATCGGCGACGGCAAAATTTTCGTGACCGAACTGGAACAGGCTATCCGGATACGGACCGGGGAAACCGGCGAAGAAGCGGTCTGATTACAGCCTGATCAACCAGACAGCCAACGCAAAAAACTTATAACCTGAAAAGCCTCGTGCGGAGGGCTTCACATGGAAAGCAATCTTAATTATATCTTTGAACTCCAGTATGCGCTGGATACCTTTTACTTCCTGATTTGCGGTGCCCTGGTCATGTGGATGGCCGCGGGTTTCTCGATGCTCGAGGCAGGCCTGGTGCGTGCCAAGAACACCACTGAAATCCTGACCAAGAACGTCTCCCTGTTTGCAGTAGCCTGTACCATGTATCTGATCGTCGGCTACGACATCATGTACGATGGCGGACTCTTCCTCAGTGGCGTTACCACTGTCGCGCAAATGGACGACGCGGCCATTGCCGGAGTCCTTGCAGCTTCCAATGAAGCCGGTTTCGGCGAGATGGGTGAATACGCAGGCGCTTCGGACTTCTTCTTCCAGGTGGTTTTTGTTGCCACAGCCATGTCCATTGTTTCCGGTGCCGTCGCTGAGCGCATGAAGCTCTGGGCCTTCCTGGCATTCGCCGTGGTTATGTGCGGCTTTATCTACCCGATGCAGGGTTCCTGGACCTGGAACGGCGATGCTGTTTTCGGCATCTACGAGCTCAGCTACAGCGATTACGCCGGCTCCGGTATCGTGCACATGGCTGGTGCTGCTGCTGCCCTGGCTGGTGTTCTGCTGCTGGGCCCCCGTCAAGGCAAATACGGCTCAAAGGGCCAGATCAATGCCTTCCCGGGCGCAAACCTGCCGCTGGCAACTCTCGGTACCTTTATCCTGTGGATGGGCTGGTTCGGCTTTAACGGCGGCTCTACCCTGAAGCTGGGTGGTATCGGTGTGGCCAACGAGGTTGCCAACGTGTTCCTGAACACCAACGCAGCGGCAGCCGGCGGCCTGATCGGCGCACTGATCGTCGCCCGCATCATGTTCGGCAAGGCTGACCTGACCATGGCCCTGAACGGTGCCCTGGCCGGTCTGGTAGCCATCACGGCTGAGCCTGCTGATCCTTCGCCCCTGCTGGCGACCATCATCGGCGCTATCGGCGGCATCGTTGTGGTGTTCTCGATTGTCACACTCGACAAGATGCGTATTGATGATCCGGTCGGTGCTATCTCGGTGCACGGTGTGGTTGGCATCTGGGGTATCTTCGCGGTGCTGTTGTCCGACGCGGATGCGACCTTTATGGGTCAGCTGGTCGGACTGCTCACCATCTTCGTCTGGGTCTTCGGCACCAGCCTGATTGTCTGGGGCATCCTCAAGGCGGTCATGGGTATCCGGGTTACCGAAGAGGAAGAGTACGAAGGCGTGGATCTGTCCGAGTGCGGCATGGAAGCCTATCCGGAGTTTGTCAGCAGCAAGTAATATTGGCTGACACTGGATCAAAAGAGGGGCGCCTGCGGGCGCCCCTCTTTTTGGTTCGGAGTTAACGGTTCTTGGAGGTGACGGAAGCGGGCAGGGCCTTCCGGGATACGCGGTGAATACGTCCCTGTACGCTCGACAAAAACATCCATGTTTTTGACGATCCCGGAAGGCCCTGCCCGCTTCCTCGCCAACCTCGGAGTTTACCTCCCGTAGTTGGTCCTCGTAGGTCGGATTAGGCGAAGCCGTAATCCGACAACCCCACTCCCAGCTAACGCTTACCTTTCGCTCGACATAACCTCATCTTCCAACACATCCACCATAAACTGGGGCAAAGCCAACGCCCCCCGATGGATATCAGCGTTGTAATAACGAGTCACAAACGGCCGCTGATCGGCATCTTCTTCACGGAAGTACACAACAGGCTTCTCCTTCCCCGCCATGGTGCAACTCCACCACCCGGTGGGATACACCGGCTGCGGGAACGGCAGGGTACGCACATGGTCGAACCCGGCCTTTTTCATGTCATCGTGGATGGTCTTGATGATGGTGTTGGTATGCAGCAGCGGCGACTCGCTCTGTTGGACGATGATGCCACCCTCACGCAGCGCAATCATGCAGTCGCGGTAGAAATCCAGCGCGAACAGGCCCTCGGCAGGGCCTACCGGGTCGGTGCTGTCGATGATAATGACATCGAGGCTTTCAGGCACCGCGTCACGAATCCACTGGATGCCGTCACCGAAGAAGAAGTTGGCGCGGGGGTCGGTGTTGGATTCGCACAGTTCGGGGAAGTACTGTTCCGAAAGGCGGGTGACGCGCTCGTCGATTTCCACCTGCCAGGCTTCTTCCACACCCGGGTGTTTAAGGACTTCTTTAAGAGTGCCGCAGTCACCACCGCCGACGATAACGACCTTCTTCGGGTCCTTGTGGGTGAACAGGGCCGGATGGGTCATCATTTCGTGGTACAGAAAGTTGTCACGGCTGGTCAGCATCACGCAGCCGTCCAGCACCATCAGGTTGCCGAAGGTTTCGGTTTCCCAGATTTCCAGCTTCTGGAATTCGGTCTGTTCTTCGTGCAGCTTCTTCTTTACCTGCAGGGAAAATGCGGTTCCCTGGTCCTGGAATACCTCGGTAAACCAGCCGTCGTTCAGTGCAGTCATTTCGTGTCTCCGGAGTTACTTGTCGAGCCTGTTCGTATTGAGGGTATTGTAGGTGGGGAGTTGCCACACCTAAAGGACTATCATCGCGTCGGGCCATGGTTTTTCCCGCGCGGTTCTTTCAGCAGGCCGGTGGAATCCATACAATGACGGCCATAAGCCGGCACCGTGCCGGCTCCGGATTCAGCACAGGACAGCTCCATGAGTGAACCGACCGGCAGTGCCGCCCACGAGGTGTACAACATCGCCCACTGGAGTGATGGTTATATCGATGTGAATGCCCGCGGTGAGGTGCTGATCCGGCCGGACCGGGGCCAAAGTGGTGAGGACATCAACCTGCCCGACCTGACCCGCTCACTGGTCAGCAACGGGGTGCAATTGCCGGTGCTGATCCGTTTCACCGACATCCTCCACGACCGGGTCAACAAGCTGTGTGGTGCCTTCAACAAAGTGGCGCAGGAACAGGGCTACCAGGGCGCTTACACGGCCGTCTATCCCATCAAGGTGAACCAGCAGCGGCGAGTGGTCGAGGAACTGCTATGTGCAGAGCCGGCTGCCAGGGATAACCAGATCGGTCTTGAAGCGGGCAGCAAGCCGGAACTGATGGCGGTTCTGGCGTTATCTCAGCAGCCCGGGTCGGTCATCGTCTGCAACGGGTACAAGGACCGGGAATACATCCGTCTGGCACTGATCGGACAAAAGCTGGGACACCGGGTGTTTATCGTGGTGGAGAAACAGTCCGAGCTGCCGCTGATTCTGGAGCAGGCCCGCCGTCTCGGAGTGACACCGTTGATTGGTGTTCGTGCACGACTGGCCACCATCGGAAAGGGGAACTGGCAGAATACCGGCGGGGAAAAGTCGAAATTCGGTCTTTCCGCCAGCCAGGTGCTGGATGTGGTTGAAACACTGCGCGGAGCCGGAGCTTTGGGATCCCTGCAGTTGCTGCATTTCCACCTGGGTTCGCAGATTGCCAACATCCGCGACATCCAGACCGGGCTGCGGGAATGTGCGCGCTTCTACAGCGAATTGCGCCAGATGGGTGCGCCGGTTGGCACGGTGGATATCGGCGGGGGCCTTGGTGTGGATTATGAAGGCACCCGGTCCCGCAGCAGTTGCTCCATGAACTACAGCGTGCAGGAGTATGCCTACAACGTGATCCATATACTGCAGTCGGAGTGCGACCGGGCTGGCATCCCCCATCCCAACCTGATCAGCGAATCGGGCCGGGCGTTGACGGCTCACCATTCGGTGCTGGTCACCAACGTGATTGACCGCGAGGTGCCCGACAAGCGCAGGCCGGAGCAACCGGTCAGTGATGCTCCGGCGCCGCTTCAGGACCTGT contains the following coding sequences:
- the glnK gene encoding P-II family nitrogen regulator; protein product: MKLVTAIIKPFKLDDVREALSEIGVQGVTVTEVKGFGRQKGHTELYRGAEYVVDFLPKVKVEVAIGDNLLDQVIESITKAANTGKIGDGKIFVTELEQAIRIRTGETGEEAV
- a CDS encoding ammonium transporter, encoding MESNLNYIFELQYALDTFYFLICGALVMWMAAGFSMLEAGLVRAKNTTEILTKNVSLFAVACTMYLIVGYDIMYDGGLFLSGVTTVAQMDDAAIAGVLAASNEAGFGEMGEYAGASDFFFQVVFVATAMSIVSGAVAERMKLWAFLAFAVVMCGFIYPMQGSWTWNGDAVFGIYELSYSDYAGSGIVHMAGAAAALAGVLLLGPRQGKYGSKGQINAFPGANLPLATLGTFILWMGWFGFNGGSTLKLGGIGVANEVANVFLNTNAAAAGGLIGALIVARIMFGKADLTMALNGALAGLVAITAEPADPSPLLATIIGAIGGIVVVFSIVTLDKMRIDDPVGAISVHGVVGIWGIFAVLLSDADATFMGQLVGLLTIFVWVFGTSLIVWGILKAVMGIRVTEEEEYEGVDLSECGMEAYPEFVSSK
- the speE gene encoding polyamine aminopropyltransferase, whose translation is MTALNDGWFTEVFQDQGTAFSLQVKKKLHEEQTEFQKLEIWETETFGNLMVLDGCVMLTSRDNFLYHEMMTHPALFTHKDPKKVVIVGGGDCGTLKEVLKHPGVEEAWQVEIDERVTRLSEQYFPELCESNTDPRANFFFGDGIQWIRDAVPESLDVIIIDSTDPVGPAEGLFALDFYRDCMIALREGGIIVQQSESPLLHTNTIIKTIHDDMKKAGFDHVRTLPFPQPVYPTGWWSCTMAGKEKPVVYFREEDADQRPFVTRYYNADIHRGALALPQFMVDVLEDEVMSSER
- the speA gene encoding biosynthetic arginine decarboxylase produces the protein MSEPTGSAAHEVYNIAHWSDGYIDVNARGEVLIRPDRGQSGEDINLPDLTRSLVSNGVQLPVLIRFTDILHDRVNKLCGAFNKVAQEQGYQGAYTAVYPIKVNQQRRVVEELLCAEPAARDNQIGLEAGSKPELMAVLALSQQPGSVIVCNGYKDREYIRLALIGQKLGHRVFIVVEKQSELPLILEQARRLGVTPLIGVRARLATIGKGNWQNTGGEKSKFGLSASQVLDVVETLRGAGALGSLQLLHFHLGSQIANIRDIQTGLRECARFYSELRQMGAPVGTVDIGGGLGVDYEGTRSRSSCSMNYSVQEYAYNVIHILQSECDRAGIPHPNLISESGRALTAHHSVLVTNVIDREVPDKRRPEQPVSDAPAPLQDLWRDLESLQDARSPRSLAEIYHDVLHAMADVHTQFAHGLLSLADRARAETLYTTCCRALRNQLNSDNRAHREIIDELNEKLAEKLFVNFSLFQSLPDVWGIDQIFPIMPINGLNRPLTRRAVIQDITCDSDGRIDRYVDGQGIETTFPLPEETPEEPMLMGFFMTGAYQEILGDMHNLFGDTHSVDVRRNAGGGHTVSEPIHGDTVARVLQYVNFEPAALLRAYQQKFAASGLPDDEQASLLEELGSGLEGYTYLEE